The window CAATTTCTGAACACTTTGATCTTGAAGGTCTTGATCCTCTTTTAGCTGATGACCCAGAGGATCCTCTGAATATCATCATATCTAACATGCATAAGACTTTATTCAACACCGATTCCTCTGCCACTACATCAAATAGGATACAAGATGTGCAGGCTGTCCTCATATGCGCTCAGCGTTTGGGAACCAGAAATGCAAGAGCCGGCCAGCTCCTCAGTAAAGAATTGGAGGAGTTCAGGTCAAGTACTTCAGCTGATTCTGTCACCAAGCATCAGTCACGTTATGTCTTGCAGATAATAAAGTATGTGACGAATCATCCAGATAACAGGTGAGGGTTGCACTTCAAACTAATTATTTTACATCAGGCTGCACTATTTGCAGAAGTTCTGTATCTAAAAAAAGAAATTCTCTACGaacatgcatttgaaaaaaaaaataactGCCATGTTTAACTTTCCAATATTTCATCCAGGTGGGTTGGTGTAGGTGATGCTACAGGAGATTACCCTTTTAGCCACCACAAGCTTACAGTTCAGTTTTCAGAGGCTGCTGCTGCACAAGATAGGAAATTGGAGGGATTAGTTCACAAGGCCATCCAGGAGCTTTGGAGGCCCAATCCCAGCCAGTTAACGCTCCTACAGACGAAGGGTATCGGTGCTTTGCACAAAGATCTTCCAAAAGCACGCACTCTGACTGGCAGCAGTGATCCATGTTACATCGAAGCATATCATTTGGCGGATCCAACTGATGGCAGAATCACCCTACATTTAAAGGTATAACCTGATCGATGAGATGATGATCTTTTCCGTGTACATTTAACATAATTTCTATTGATCTGTACTGCTGTTTCATGGTTACTGTTGATCACTGGTTAGGTTAGGAACTTTATATCTTTATTTATTGCTCCTGCATAGTTTATGTGCACTTTGCCACCCGGTAAAATGGTGAGAAATTAAAACAAATATTTGTGGCTGCTGGCATATGGTTTTGCTGTAAGCCATAGTATTGTTTGACTTTGAGCTGTATGATTGCCCTTTTTAACTAATGTACACTTTTGCAGATTTTGAATTTGACTGAGCTGGAACTCAACAGGGTGGATATCCGAGTTGGGCTCTCTGGAGCACTGTATTATATGGATGGATTTTCCCGCACTGTTCGCCACCTGCGTAATCTTGTTTCCCAGGTGCCTCCACGACTCTTGAAATGCCTTGTTTACATATGCTTTTACTGTGCAGTTTAATTTCAATTATGTATCAGTAATTAAATATTTAAGAATTTGTCATTAGTCAGAATGGGCAGACAAATGTAGGGCCGCAGTTTGTTTGCAAATATATTATTTGAATATAGTTTACAGTGAAAGATTTTCTTCCTTGGCTAGTGAACTTCTCAAtctatttcctggcaaaatttaaaGACCACCACCTCCCAATGTAGTATACTTGTATAGCCAGTTGAGCTCACATTATATTGCACACCAGATAATGATCATGATGTTAAATATAAGTGATTTTCAAAGAGCCAGGCCATCCAGCATTGCGGCGGCTTTCAAGTAACTTAACTACCAGTGACAGTATCTTGTTTCCAGATGAGTTGCGCTAAAAATGTGGGCTATTGATAAAAATAGAATAGTGATAATAAATACTCcccccgtccgaaaatacttgtcatcaaaatggatagaaagggatgtatctagaactaaaagacgtctagatacatcctcttttattcattttgatgacaagtatttccgggcggagggagtattatatcatTGGGTAAGTACTGCCATCTCAGATCGGCTAATCCATATTTGCATCTAATTTATTTGGAAAATGCTTTGTCAATTCTGCAGGATCCAGTCCAAAGTAGTGTCACTGTGGGAGTTTCACATTTTGAGAGATGCTCTCTCTGGGTTCAAGTCCTGTATTACCCATTCTACGGAAGTGGAGGATCGGCAGACTATGAAGGAGATTATGCAGAAGAGGACTCACAAATGACGAGGCAGAAGCGCGCGCTCCGGCCAGAGCTTGGGGAGCCGGTTGTTTTACGGTGTCAGCCCTACAAGATCCCTCTCGCCGAACTTCTCTTGCCATATGAATGCTCTCCAGTTGAGTATTTCCGTCTATGGCCAGGCTTGCCAGCCATGGTTGAGTGCACTGGCACATACACATATGAAGGTAGCGGTTTCAAGGCCACTGCTGCTCAGCAGTATGATAGCTCTCCTTTCCTCAGTGGGTTGAAGTCAATTTATTCCAAGCCCTTCCATCAAGTCTGCTCTCATTTCATCCGAACAGTTGCTGGGTTCCAGGTAAGCATTTGACTGATAATCACTTAGACGGTGTCATGTCATGGTCTTGATTCTATCCTGTGCAGCGTTACCATTTTTGTAAGGTTATAACACATGTATCTTCCACAGTTGTGTTACGCCGCAAAGACATGGTTTGGTGGGTTTGTGGGCATGATGATCTTCGGTGCAAGTGAGGTGAGCCGAAATGTAGATCTGGGTGACGAGACAACCACGATGATATGCAAGTTTGTCGTGCGTGCATCTGATGAATCGATCACAAGAGAGATCGAGTCGGACCTCCAGGGCTGGCTGGACGACATCACGGACGGCGCTGTTGAATACATGCCCGAAGAGGAGGTGAAGAGCACAGCTGCGGAGCGACTGAAGATATCCATGGAGAGGATAGCGCTACTCAAGGCAGCCAAACCTAAGATGCCGCCCGCGAAAACCGagcaagaggaagaggagaggaagcAGAGCGAGGAGTTGGACGGATTTGGGAACCCCAAGGGCCCCTCCACGCTCTCCAAGCTCACAGCGGAGGAAGCCGAGCACCGTGCCCTCCAAGCAGCCGTGCTCCAGGAGTGGCACCAGCTGTGCAAGGAGAAAGCCATGAAGGCACAGTGAGGCCTGGTCTGCGCTCCGCCTGTATAATTTTGTACCTGCCTTTTCCTCGAGCCACATTTTGATTTATTTTTTTCAGCCGTCCGACATTTTGATTTTTGAGTATGTATGATCCTGCCGATTTCCTGATTTTTTCATTGTATTCACAGGTATTGTTGTACCACAAACGATGTTTCGTTCTTTTTGTAACATAGCTCAAAGCATTAGTGTGAATGAGAATGATTTTTTCCTCTCCAATTTGTTGTGAATCTTTCGTACGATAGTTTTTGAAGGAAATCCCATCGATTTTAGGTGCTGAATTAATTCCTTTTCCTGTTATACTCACTGACTGTTGGGTCAGGCGAAATGAACCCTACTTGTCTGACCGTGCCGCCTATGACATGCGTGGCCCACCTGGCCTCTCTCTCTAGTCTGTCCCTCGCTGCGCGGTCTGCGAAGTGCGAACTCCCAACTCCCTCCCGAGCCCCGACCACCCGgcggcgccgtcgccgccaccaaCCTCTCGCCGCCTCCTGCGGCCGGGCGCTTGCCCCATAACAAGGCGCCGGCCTTGCTCGTCGCGAACTCGGCAAGTTGGTCTGGACAGCGAGCGAGCTGTATGGGAGTCGAAGCGAGCCCGGAACCGGAAGATAGTCtcgcggcgaggaggaggcggagggggAGCAATGACCTGGGCGCGGACGCGGCTGTCCACGCGGCTCATGAACGTCTGCCTCGCGGCGCTCTGCCGCGGCGGCGGCCTCGCCCGGGCGGAGTCCGTCCTCGTCGACGCCATCCGCCTCGGCATGCCCCCCGACGTCGTCACCTACAACACCCTCCTCGCCGCGCACTGCCGCGCCTCGGGCCTCGACGCGGGGTTTTCCGTCCTGCGCCGGATGCGGGAGGCCGGGGTGAGCCCCGACGCCGTCACCTACAACTCCCTCATCGCCGGCGCCGCGCGGAGGGGGCTCACGATGCGCGCCCTCGACCTGTTCGACGAAATGCTCCAGGCGGGGGTCGCCCCCGACGCCTGGAGCTACAACGCGCTCATGCACTGCTTGTTCCGGTCTGGCCACCCGGAGGATGCCTACCGGGTGTTTGCCGATATGGCCGAGAAAGGCGTCGCGCCGTGCGCCACCACCTACAACACACTCCTGGACGGGCTCTTCAGGTTCGGTCACGCGATCAACGCGTACAGGATGTTCAGGTATCTGCAGAGGACGGGGCTCCCGGTGGGCATTGTGACTTACAACACGATGATCAATGGGCTGTGCAAGTCAGGCAAGGTGGGGTACGCCCGCATGGTCCTCAGGGAGCTTGGGAGGACCAAGCATGCCCCGAACGTCGTCACTTACACGACGGTCATGAAGTGCTGCTTTAAGTACGGCAGGTTTGATCAGGGGCTGGAGACCTTCTTGTCATTGCTGGACGGAGGGTACATTCCAGATCTCTTCCCATACTGCACGGTGATTAGTGCGTTAGTCAAGAAGGGACGGATGGAAGAAGCCAATACCTACAGTGAGCTAATGATACGGAGTGGGTTCAGGCTTGACAGTGCATGCTATAATACGCTGATTTACCTGCGATGCCAGGAAGGGAAGCTGGATGACGCGTTTGAGCTGCTGAGTATGATGGAAGAGGGTGGTCTGGAGAGTGATGAGTACACATTCTCAATTTTGGTCAATGGTTTGTGCAAGATGGGACATTTCGAGGCTGCACATAAGCAGTTATGTTACATGGAGATAAGGGACATGGATTCAAATATTGTTGCTTACAATTGCTTGGTGGACGCACTCTGCAAATCTGATGAGGTGGATGCAGCCATCAAATTACTTCACAACATGAAGCTGAAGGATGATTTTACTTACACATCACTAGTCCATGGTCTATGTAAGGTGGGTAGGTATCATATGGCATCCAAATTCTTGCGGATCTGCTTGCGTGAAGGGAACAGTGTTCTTGCATCTGCAAAGCGTGCTGTCATTGCTGGCCTTCGTAGTGCAGGGTTTCAGAATGACGTGAGGAAAGTTCGGGCAGCGTTACGTATGGCTAGGCTGTTAAACCATAATCCAAGTCCAAGGAAAACAGTCTTCAACTTCACTGGGTGGTCCTGCAGAATCGAGAAGATCAATTGAGCAGACAAATTGAAATTACGTATGGCTAGGCTGttaaaactataatccaagtccaaGGAAAACAGTCTTCAACTTCACTGGGTGGTCCTGCAGAATCAAGAAGATCAATTGAGCAGACAAATTGAAATTTGGAGATGATCCTGCATCGAGATGAATGTCAAACATCCAGTTCTTGTGGCATAAACTGGAGGAAGGAAAGTAGGATCATGGTATTGTTGACGGGTGTTACTAATCTTATACATCAGCTCTTGGAGATACCATATTGTCTGCCAATGTTGCAGTATGTAATCAGCCACCCTTAGAGCCAAGCATCATTTGAAATTATACAGCAGGAGAAGATGCAACATGTGATCACTAGCTGGCAAGTGGTCATGATGCCAGCGCAGTATACACAGGAAGTGATCTTTGCCTGGTCCACGCATCACCTTGGATGTGAATATTATTTGGATGGCGCTGATTAAATCCAAGTGATTATTAGCATTCCAAAGTTTCAATAGAGGTAATTATGGATAATATATTTGCAATCATAGTTTTCGTTTAACGCAGTGAATACCCTATCGTCGTCATGGAGTTCAAATTTTGTGTGAAGCATATTGCTAATTGCCCCCTCTTTTAGGTGATCGGTGTGATGATTTGATCAGGATCCTTTTGCTCCAGACATGATGCGCACACTGCAGTATAAGATCACAAAATGCAAATATTGGTACTTAGTACACAACAGTCCATTTGTTCATCATTTTTGCTTTGTTTAATTCTTGTGAAGCGGCagaaaaataatattttttgggGAAACATCATGTAACAGCATTAACCTGTTTGAGGAAAATATGTATGCCAATGAAAGAAACATTAACAACATAATCGTGTTTCTGCTATGCTGCCTACTCTGTAGATTTGTGTTGAACAGGCATACTGCTGCCTTTTCTTAAGATTTTGATAGTCTAACCTAAACCATCACCAAATTATTTTTGCACAGTATATCGTTTGCTTCTTTTCCATTGACTGCATATGGTCTTCAGATGGTGAAATCATGTGCCTGGAAGTATAAACTAGTCCTGTATGGCACATAGCAATGTCACATTCTTGTTCTTTTTGTTTATTTGCATGCTAATGGCACTTCTACATATCTGAGATCATTGATATGAATTCACTGTGTTCCATTTCATTCACCTGCCTTATATGGTTTCATTTGTTGCTCTGTTTGTCAGCGAGTTTCCACTAGTGTATGTGGTTACATCTAAAATGCGTGCTGTTTGGAACCCGAgacactttattattattattaccaaACCTAAAGGGACAAATCCAAGACAGTATGGAAAAAAGACACATCCCACACAGAGCACCAGTAGCCAAAACACTTCATTATTACTCGGCCCTCCTTATGCTGACGTTGAAGGTGTGCTCGTCGACGAGGTGGAAGACACAGAGGTCCCCGACCTTGATCCCGTGGTGGCCGGAGAAGTGGCCCCACCCGGCCTTCATGCGCGCCTGGTCGCTCGTCAGCGTCAGCTTCACGGGCCACGACCTCCCGCCCGAGTCCTTGAGTATCATCAGCCGGTTCGTCGCGATGCCGTTCATGACACAGAACTTCTTCCCGATGTTCTACACGAGGCCCAAGCC is drawn from Triticum dicoccoides isolate Atlit2015 ecotype Zavitan chromosome 4A, WEW_v2.0, whole genome shotgun sequence and contains these coding sequences:
- the LOC119286534 gene encoding putative pentatricopeptide repeat-containing protein At4g17915; its protein translation is MTWARTRLSTRLMNVCLAALCRGGGLARAESVLVDAIRLGMPPDVVTYNTLLAAHCRASGLDAGFSVLRRMREAGVSPDAVTYNSLIAGAARRGLTMRALDLFDEMLQAGVAPDAWSYNALMHCLFRSGHPEDAYRVFADMAEKGVAPCATTYNTLLDGLFRFGHAINAYRMFRYLQRTGLPVGIVTYNTMINGLCKSGKVGYARMVLRELGRTKHAPNVVTYTTVMKCCFKYGRFDQGLETFLSLLDGGYIPDLFPYCTVISALVKKGRMEEANTYSELMIRSGFRLDSACYNTLIYLRCQEGKLDDAFELLSMMEEGGLESDEYTFSILVNGLCKMGHFEAAHKQLCYMEIRDMDSNIVAYNCLVDALCKSDEVDAAIKLLHNMKLKDDFTYTSLVHGLCKVGRYHMASKFLRICLREGNSVLASAKRAVIAGLRSAGFQNDVRKVRAALRMARLLNHNPSPRKTVFNFTGWSCRIEKIN